The DNA region CGGTAGCATTAGGCCGGTCACCAGCGTCGGCCATTGCAGAAAGAAACCGATCATGATCAGCACGAACCCGACATATTGAGGGTGGCGAAGACGCGCGTACGGGCCTGTGGTTGCCAGGTTTCCTGCCCGTTGCGCCTCGTGCAGGACCCGCCAGGCGGTAGCTATCAGGATGAAGCCGCCGCCAATGAAGACGAAGCTCAGCAGATGGAAAGGCGACCAATGGGGATCCATGGACCAGCCAAACATCGCCGGCCAGAGATGACCGGCGTCGTGGGACAAGGGATCCAGTGCCGGAAAGCTGGTACCAAGCCAGCCTGCGAGCAGATAAAGCGTCAGCGGAAAGCCGTACATTTCGGCAAACAATGCAACGATGAAGGCCGAGAAGGCCCCCAGCGAGCGCCAGTCACGCGGGGTCTTCGGCTTGAAGAAGCTGAACGCAAACAGGATGAAGATGCCCGCGTTGATAGCCGCCAGAAACCACAGACCATAGGCGGGAACATCACCGGTCATCGCGGTCACCACTTTGCCCACCATGGCCGCCGTGACCTCGATGCATGAAGAAATGCATGCCGATGCAGATCAGCAGCGGTAGCAGAAGCGGCAACGCACCAAGAACGTGCGCACGATGCTCAACCCAGAGAAACACGCCCGCAACGGCGAGAAAAACGCAAAGCGCGAATCCCGCTGGGGTGCTCAGGAATGGCCGCCGCACACCTTCGTCGAGATTTGGGTCGATCGAATCGTGTTTGTGATGAGCCATGGTCTGTAAACCTTCTTTCTAGAGCAATTACCCCTGCGGCGATCGATACGTGATCCCATTGGGTCCGCGGCCGACCGAGAACTTCGCGATGACTTCGCGCGTGGCCACGTCGATCGCAGAGACGGTGCCATCGACGATATTCGTGACGAAGACCAAGGCGCCATCGCTGCTGACGGCGACACCATGTGCGCCTTTGCCTGTGCGAACGGTCTCGACAACGTTGCTCGTCGCGACCTCGATGACCGATACCGTGTCGTTCGGTTGTGCGTCCGTGCCCTGGTTGGCAACGTAGACGAAGCGTCCGTCCGGGGTGGCGTGAACCTGGATCGGGTTCGGGCCAACGTCGATCGTTGCGATCAGGCTCCGCGTTGCGGTGTCGACCACCGCTACCTGGTTGTCATCCCGCAGGGAGACATAGACCCTGCGGCCATCTGGCGTGAACGCGACCTGTACCGGCGTGTTTCCCACTGGGATTCGCGCAAGTTCGGTGAGGCTGCTGGCATCGATCACGGATACCGTGCCATCCTCTACGTTTGCGACGTAGACCTCACGCCCATCCGGGCTCATCCGAAGCCCGTGGGGGTAGCGGCCGGTGCCGATGGTCGCGGTCACCTTCTTGGCTGCAAGGTTCACGACGCTGACGGTATTGTCGCCGGCGTTCGTGACAAAGGCGCGCTCGCCACTCTCGTCGGCGACGACGTGCGCCGGATGCGCACCAACGATGATTTCGTCCACAACTCCGTTGGTTAAGCGTGTCGGATCAAGGACCAGCAGCCGGCCCTTGGTTTCGTCACCGCCGTGCGCACCTCCGCTGTGACCATGCCCGTGCCCTTCCGCTGCGGGCTCACCAACGGCTAGAAGCCGCATGCCGTCTGCAGTTATCTGGACATTGTGGGGGGATACGGGAATTGGAACTGTAGCGACGCTGCCGACGGCGAGATCAATCGCGCTGATAGAGTTACCATGTTCGTCGGCTGTATAAACGAAGCCGCCGCCTCCCAATGACGCTGTCTGCGCCTGGGCAATGGTAACGCTCGACATTATCAAGGCCGCCGCGGCAAACGCCATTAATCCAGACAATCCGGATCGGAGAGACCGGTCGCCGTGCATCGGAAGCGCCGTCGTTTTTTTGCTGAGATACTTTGGCGGGAAGCTCATCATAGTTGAAACCTCGCGATTTGATCAGGAGCTATATTCGAGGGTCGTCATCATGCCACTCGCCATATGGTAGAGGTGGTGACAGTGCAGCGCCCATTTGCCCGGGTTGTTCGCTTCAAAGGCGATGGTCACGTTGCCACGTGACGGAACCAGCACGGTGTCGCGTATTGCGCCCGCAAAGCGTTCGCCATTGATCGCGACTACCTGGAAGTGATGCCCGTGCAAGTGCATGGGATGGGCCATGGTGGTCCGATCTTCGAATGTGATCTCGACCCGCTCGCCCGCGCGCACATCCAGAGGGGCGTGATCGCCATGCGAAGCGCCATTCAGCATCCAGACGTAACCCGGCGCCTCGGTGATGGTCACTGCGTGACGGCGGTCCGGTTCACGAGGTGCGAGGGATTGCGCGGCCCGCAACCGGCGTTCGAGCGCAAGCCCGATCGGGTCCACCGCGTCCGGCGCCTCGCCGGCAAGTCTTTGAACGGCCCCGCTCGGCGTTGCCAGAATGAAGCCCGTTCGCGAGCGTTCGCCTTCCTGCACTGCGAATACCGGCCAGGCGCCTTCGCTCTGCGGTAGCTCCAGGACGATGTCGAGTCGCTGGGCGATCGCGAACTCGAAGTGCCGCCCGGTGACCGGCTCCACCGGCATGCCGTCGACTGCGATTAGACGGCCATCAAGTTGGCCCAGATCCAGCCAGAAGTTAGTCGCCGTCGCCCCGTTGATCAGGCGCAGGCGCAACCGGCCGCCGCGTTCGACGCGAAACACCTCCGGGTCGTCCAGGGTGCGGTCGTTGGCGAGAAAAGCGTCGTAGACGACATCCTGCAGGTGTGGGCCAGTGGACATCGCAGCGGCGCCATGCCCCATGGCGGAATGGTCCATGCCTCCCGTCGGAACGGAAGGACCTTTCAACTCTGCGAGAATTTCGTCCGGGTCCCGGAAGGTGAAATCGTGGAACAGAACGACGATGTCCTGTATGTCCGCACCGGCTTCGGCCGGGTCACGGACGATCAGGGGCGCTGCCATCAGGCGCTGCTCCTGAAGCCCGTGGTGCGAGTGCATCCAGTTGGTGCCGGGCAGATTCAGCGGGAAGTCGTAATCATAGGCTTGGCCGGGACCGAGCGGCGCCTGGGACAGATCCGGCACGCCGTCCTGCTGCCACGGAGGCGTCAGGCCGTGCCAGTGGATCAGTGTCTCTTCGTCGAGCTGGTTCTCCAGCCTTACACGGAAACTCTTTTTGGCCTCCGTGATCAGACCATGGCTGCCGTCAGGCTGCGTCAGGCCGAAGACCGTGGCCGGTCGTCCGTTCACTTCAATTACGCGCGTTCCGACGCGGATAGTGGTGGTGGGCATCGCCAAGGCAGGCTGGCCCGAAATCAGCAGCGAAGGAACCGCGCCGAGCATGCCTGCGGCGGCTGTAGATGCCAGAAAATGGCGACGTGACAGATATCCCATGTAGAAGCTCTCTTCCGAACGTGAGGGAATCGGATCAGACCGAAACGGCCGATCCGGTTAGCCCGAAACACCGAAAAAGGCGCTCGGGCTCAGACGTTCGCGAAGAGTTTGGGCGGGCGAAATTGCGTTGTTGGCGTGCGGCTGAGATGAACGTCGTCAGACCGGGGTTCCAACTTTTCCGTATCCAGCGGCGCCATTATGGCCAACGCTTTCAGCAACGGGACGCAGAACGAACAACCACTAGCCATGCTGCAGGTGGTGCCGTGGGGCTGGCCACTATGTTCGGGACAGCAAGGCTCACTAGCGGCATCTGGAGTTACAGACGCAATTTCCTGCGTATGCGACGCTGCGGATGCGGCGTGGTCCCCCATCTGGGCATGAACGAGACCTGATGTTGATAATGCAAGCACCAGCAGCAGAAGCACGAGGCAACGCCACAGACCCGAAATCCGAAGACTCGGAGCCTTTCCGCGCTGCCCTGCATCAACCTGCTGCACTCGTTACCCTTTTCCGTCGCTCAGCACCTAAAGCGAAGTTCTTCATAGCACGTCGATGCCGCTACAGCTTTGACCTCGATCAAGGTCTCTATCGTTCGCCCGAAGAGCCCATAATACTCCCACAACGCTCAAGAATCGAGCGAATCGTGGTGCTTGGGGCATGACGATTGGCACCACCCTGCGCCTCCTGGCTGTCATGGCGCTTTGGGCCTCCTGCTTTCCCTTGATCACCATTGGCCTGGATCTCGCGCCCCACATCGCCTTCGCGGCCTTGCGTGCCGCACTTGCCGGCCTTTGCTTGATCGCACTTGGTGCCCTCTGCGGTCGTCGGGTGCCTGACAGTGGGCGCTCCTGGACCCTGATCATAGTGGTAGGGCTCGGGGCGACCAGCATGGGCTTCCTCGGCATGTTCCACGCGGCGGAGTTCGTTTCGCCGGGCCTCGCGACCGTCATCGCGAACGTGCAACCGATCATAGCGGCGGTTCTCGCGACCGTATTCCTGGGGGAACGTATCAACGCGGTTGGAAAGATCGGGCTGGCGGTCGGCTTGGCCGGCATCGCTGTTATCGCTTGGCCGGGCATCGCTTCAGCCCACGTTCAGGGCTACTCCCTCGGAATCGCCTACGTCGTACTTGCCGCGACTGGTGTTTCCGTGGGCAATGTCGCCATCAAGCGCCTCACCGGCCAGGTTGATCCGATTATGGCGATGGGCTTTCAGTTGCTCATCGGCGCGGTACCCTTGGCCCTCCTGTCTATGTTGACGGAGGATATCTCGATGCTGACGTGGTCGACCGAATTCGCCCTCGTCCTCGTGGCTCTTGCAGTCCTCGGATCGTCGCTCGCGTTCTGGCTCTGGTTCGAGGCGCTGGAGGGAGTCGAGCTCAATCGGGCGAATGCCTTTACCTTTCTGGTGCCAATCTTCGGGCTCATGATCGGCGCGACCTTTTTCGGCGAGCGACTCGAGGTGGTCCAGATTGTCGGCGTCATCCTGGTGCTGACCGGGATTTTGCTGGTGCAGCGAGACGCCGGTTCAACGGTACGACGCTAAATGCCACCCGCATGGCTGTCAACAGGGACTTCATTGACCGGACGCCGATCGACGACGTCCGCCAAGCCCAACTTAAACAGTGCCCTTGAAAAAGATGGTCAGGCGCAATGGGTTGCGCCGGCGTCGCCGGGTGTTGGCACTACATTCCGGGGATCGCGAGGCTCAGTCGGCGGGGCGCTGGTTGGGCGGCAGGGCGACGCCGACGGCCTGGAAGACGCGGCCGATCTCTCCGGCGACGGCGGTGCGGGTGACGACGCGCTTGCCGTCCTGCTCGATGGTGGCTTCCTGGAGGCGGTCGAGATCGCGGATCAGGTCGGCCCATTCGGGGGTCAGGCCGGCGGCGCGGCAGCGGTCGGTCAGCTCCTTCTGCAGGACGAGGGCGAGGAAGGAGCAGAAGACGTGGCCGCGGATCGCGGCATCGGCGGAGTGGTAGATCGGGCGGGTGCGGAGCACGGACTTGGCGCGGCGGAAGAGGTCTTCCACCTGCAGCAGGTCGCGATAGCGCAGCACCGCTTGCAGCGGCGTCAGGCGGGCGTTGGTGCGCAGCACGAAGATGCCGTCGTAGCGGGCCTCGTCGGCGAGCTTGCCGGGGTCAATCTCGAAGGCCCGTGCGTCCGCCCGTCCGTTCGGGGCGGCGCGGCGCAGATAGCGCCGGTAGGCGGAGTTGCCGATCAGCGCCTTGTCGCCGCGGGCGAGCTGCTTTTCCAGGCCCGCCACGATCGCCTGGCGGTCGGCCCGGTCCTTCTCGGCCTCGGCCTCGTTGCGGCAGACGACGTAGCGCTGGCCATCGAGCGCGACCTCCTTCACGAACAGCTGGGTCTCGCCCCGGGCGCGCTCGACCAGCAGCGGCGTGAAGGGGCGCTTGTCTGCGAGGACGACCTTGCGCACGAGGGCGCTGCTGCGCTCGCGCACGCCCAGGATGTATTCCAGACGGCGCTCCTCGAGGGCCTCGATCGTTGCGGCGGAGATCATGCCGCGGTCGGCGACGACGCAGATGCGGCCGACCTGGAAGCGTGTCCGCAGCCGGTCGACCACCGGCAGCAGCACGGTCACGTCGGCGGTGTTGCCGGGCAGCATCTCGGTGCAGATCGGCCGCCCCTCGCCGTCGATCACCACGGCGAGCACCATCTGGTTCAGGTCGGGCCGATGATCCTTCGAATGGCCGCGCGCTCCCAGGCTCTCGCCGCCGGCGCCCTGGAACGACAGGGTGGTGGTGTCCATGAACACCACCGCAAGGTCGGTGAACAGGTCGCGCCGATGCGCGAACAGGCGCTCCTCGATCCGGTCCTTCACGCAGCGCGGCGCCGGCGCCTCCGGGCGATCCGCATCGCCGTCCGGCGCGAGCTCTTCGCCGAGCCAGGCCATGGCGCGGTAGAAATGGTGCAGCTGCAGCCCGTCGGCGCCGGGAATCGCATAGTCGGCCATCCACTTCTCGCAGGCGCGGTCCGAGCCGGAGACCATGAGCCGGTGCAGGACGGCGACGAAGACGGCCCGCTCGACCGCGAACTCGAAGCCGCGCCCCCGCAGGAGCCCGCCGAGCACCTCCGCGATGCCGAGCCGCTCCCACAGGCGCCCGAACAGGAGCGGCGCGCCGATGCGCGTGCAGGCGATCCGCCCGGCCGCCATCTCGGACAGGACCAGCGAGCGCTCGGCATGGCGCGCCAGGGAGGCGACCAGACGATCGAGCTCGCCGCTCGCCAGCAGCACGTCCTTGCGGCCGAGCGCCCGGACGATGCGCTGACGCACGCGCCCACCCTCGCGCACGCTCTCGACAAGATAGAGATAGCGGTGGCCCCGGGCCGTCTTCTCGCGCACGAACATGCCGCTGTTGTCCGCGCATATCGCGCGAAACACAAGGCCTGAAGCGGCTCAAGGCGACAAATGTTCCACTACACTCGCCGAAATCTCCAGATCCGACCAAGCAAAATCAATGGCTTGGCGCCCGGAGAGCCGATTCACTGTTCAAGTTCGGCCAAGCTTGGTTGTTTAGGGGCAGCAACCGACCCGGTTTCGTGGAATACGTTGCGCAATTTCCAAAGACAGTAGCTACATAAGCCATAGCCATCACTGCGGAGCGCTTTAGACGCAAGGAGAAGCCGATGAGCCCAGCAAAAAAGATTCGGGTCGCCGTCAACGGCTACGGCGTGATCGGAAAGCGTGTCGCCGACGCAGTGGCGCTGCAGGACGATATGGAACTCGCCGGGGTGGCGGATATCAGCGTTGACTGGCGGCCACGCATGGCGATGCATAAGGGTTTCCGTCTTTACGCGGCCACCGGGGAACATTCGGGGGCGATGCAGAAGTCCGGTCTCGATGTGGCCGGGAACCTCGATGATCTGCTCGGGGCGAGTGATCTGGTGGTTGACTGCACGCCGAAACGGATCGCGGCGGCGAACGTCGATATCTATCGACAAGCGGGCATCAAGTTCATTGTCCAGGGTGGCGAAAAGCACGCGGTGACCGGACACTCCTTCGTCGCCGAGGTCAGCTATGCGACCGCGCTGAACCGGGACAGCACACGCGTCGTCTCCTGCAACACAACCTCGATCGTCAGAACCCTTACGGCGTTGAAGCACGCGGGCCTGCTACGTCGCGCGCGAGGGACGCTGCTGCGCCGGGCGACGGACCCATGGGAAAGTCACCTCGGCGGGATCATGAACACGCTCGTCCCCGAACCTGAGATTCCAAGCCATCAAGGGCCGGACGCGCAGAGCGTAGACCCCGACCTCGATGTCATCACGATGGCGGTCAAGGTCCCGGAGACCCTGGCGCATCTGCACTACTGGTCGGTGCAGTTGACCCGGCCGGCCTCCAAGGAGGAGGTGCTGAACGCCCTTGCCGCATCGTCCCGCATCGCGCTGATCCGCATGGATGCCGGATTGACCGCCCTCAATACGGTCAAGGAACTCATGGCCGACCTCGGCCGGCCGCATGACAACCTCTATGAGGTGGCGCTGTGGTCGGACATGCTGAAAGTCGAAGGGGACGAATTGTTCTACGCTTACATGGTCGACAATCAGGCAATCGTCATTCCAGAGACAATCGATGCGATCCGAGCACTGACCGGAACGATAAGCAGCGCCGAAGAATCGATCGCCAAGACTGATGCAGCGCTCGGGATCGGCCTGCTGACCGAAACGCTGGGGCAACGATGATCGCAAGAATGTTCGACCTCCCCCTCGGGATTAAAGCATGTCCGGCCTCGTCGCAGCCATGGCTTTGCGCTCAATGACCTATCCGGCTCCCACTTTCTCTGGTCAAGTTGAGACCCTTTCAAAGCGGCTCAACCAGAACTGCTTTTGCGTCACGCTCGACCGAGGGTCGCTTTGCGAGGCGCTGGAGCACGAGGCTGGCGATCCAGCGTTCTGCGAGACTTTCATCCGCCCCAAGGCCCACTTGTTCTCGAACGTGCCGGTATTTCTCTCAGCCACGGAGGTGGCCGAGATGCAGAAGGTGGTGGCCGCTGTCGAAACAACGGCTCGGCTCGCCGCATATCAAGCCGCGGTTCTCTCCTGGGCACCTGAAATCTCGCATGCGGACCACGGGCCGGTTGGTGCAATGATGGGCTACGACTTCCATCTTGGCGAAGACGGTCCCCGGCTCATCGAGATCAATACCAACGCCGGCGGGGCATTCCTCAATGCCCTTCTTGCAAAGGCGCAGCGCAAGTGTTGTGCCGAAATGGACATGCCACTGACGCCGCACACCTTTGAGGACGCGGCGGTTCACATGTTTCAGGACGAATGGATGCGCCAGCGGGGAGCCGGCGCCGCACATCGGATCGCTATCGTCGACGACAGGCCGGAGGAACAGTTTCTCTATCCTGAGTTTGTGCTCGTACGGCAAGTTCTGGCCGCGCGAGGCGTGGACGCGGTTATCACGGATGCCAGCCATCTTCGCTACGAGGCGGGCCGGCTCAGCGTCGAGGGCAGGCAAGTCGACCTCGTGTATAACCGCGTCACCGACTTCGCGTTTGATCAGCCAGAGCACAGAGCGCTGCGTGAGGCCTACCGCGATGGCGCGGTGGTCGTAACGCCGAATCCGCACAACCACGCCCTTCTTGCCGACAAGCGCAACCTTTCGCTGCTCTCCGACCCTGCGCTACTCGAGTCTTGGGGTGCGCAACCAGAAATTATTGCGCCTCTCAAAGCCGTCCCACGCACTGTCCTTGTCACCCCAGAGAACGCCGACGAACTCTGGAGCTGCCGAAAGAACCTTTTCTTCAAGCCGACGGGCGGACATGGCGGGAAGGCAGTGTACCGCGGCGACAAGGTGACGAAAGGCGTCTGGTCACAAATTGAGCGGGGCGGCTACGTTGCCCAGACCCTGGTCCGGCCGAACGAGCGCATGATCAAGATCGACGAGGCGCCGCAGGCGCGCAAGATGGACGTTCGGCTGTATACCTACGACGGGCAGGTGCTTCTGGTGGCTGCGCGCCTCTACCAAGGCCAGACCACAAATTTCAGGACCCCAGGTGGCGGGTTCGCTCCGGTGTTTGTGGTGTAGAAGCCCAGCAATTCTCGCCATTTCGGGGAGGGTATGTCAGAGAACGTTGGATATGTGGGTCTTTCCCTCCGCCATTGACTGCTGCTCGCCCCAGGTAGGAATGCCCGGCTGGAGGCGGTTCTCCGACCTTCAGGAGCCGCTCGTCCGCCAGAACTCGCCCTCGAATCCGTATTTGGCGAAGAGGGCCTCCGCCTCGGCCGGCGAGCGCTTTCGCCAAGGCTCCTCTAGGTAATTTCCATACCATTCGGAGGCAAACCTCCACAGCCTCGGCAAGGGGACGACGGCGCCCCGGGGCGAGCCATGCCTTGCGCACCAGTCCTCAATCTCAGCCTCGGAATGGAAGGGCTGAAAGGTCGCGCAAGCATGGATGACGTTGTCCCACCACTCTCTTACCGGCGTGGAGAGATGGAAGAGCAAGTCCTCCTCCTGTACTTCCCCATCACGTATATGGACGACGATGGCTTCCTGTTCTCCGCCAATCCGGGTGTGGATGTCGGCATTCTCGTCGAGCGCTGCAGCGATACCCATGCCGCAGTAGAGGCAGTTGGCCCACCAGCCCCGGCCCCCCGGCCTGGACCCAGCACGAACCGGGGGAAAGTGCGAATGGGTGGACAGCCCAGGGCGCGCAGCGGTGCGGGTGAAGTTGCAGCGCGTGGGCATCGTGCAACTTTAGAAGAGATTGCTCTACAGCAGCGAGGGATGCCGTCAGCCGC from Marinicauda algicola includes:
- a CDS encoding methyltransferase family protein, producing MTGDVPAYGLWFLAAINAGIFILFAFSFFKPKTPRDWRSLGAFSAFIVALFAEMYGFPLTLYLLAGWLGTSFPALDPLSHDAGHLWPAMFGWSMDPHWSPFHLLSFVFIGGGFILIATAWRVLHEAQRAGNLATTGPYARLRHPQYVGFVLIMIGFFLQWPTLVTGLMLPVLIVMYWRLARSEEREVEAAFGDKYRRYASAVPAFLPRPANLLRSSRG
- a CDS encoding DUF2933 domain-containing protein, with translation MAHHKHDSIDPNLDEGVRRPFLSTPAGFALCVFLAVAGVFLWVEHRAHVLGALPLLLPLLICIGMHFFMHRGHGGHGGQSGDRDDR
- a CDS encoding cytochrome D1 domain-containing protein — protein: MMSFPPKYLSKKTTALPMHGDRSLRSGLSGLMAFAAAALIMSSVTIAQAQTASLGGGGFVYTADEHGNSISAIDLAVGSVATVPIPVSPHNVQITADGMRLLAVGEPAAEGHGHGHSGGAHGGDETKGRLLVLDPTRLTNGVVDEIIVGAHPAHVVADESGERAFVTNAGDNTVSVVNLAAKKVTATIGTGRYPHGLRMSPDGREVYVANVEDGTVSVIDASSLTELARIPVGNTPVQVAFTPDGRRVYVSLRDDNQVAVVDTATRSLIATIDVGPNPIQVHATPDGRFVYVANQGTDAQPNDTVSVIEVATSNVVETVRTGKGAHGVAVSSDGALVFVTNIVDGTVSAIDVATREVIAKFSVGRGPNGITYRSPQG
- a CDS encoding multicopper oxidase family protein, with the protein product MGYLSRRHFLASTAAAGMLGAVPSLLISGQPALAMPTTTIRVGTRVIEVNGRPATVFGLTQPDGSHGLITEAKKSFRVRLENQLDEETLIHWHGLTPPWQQDGVPDLSQAPLGPGQAYDYDFPLNLPGTNWMHSHHGLQEQRLMAAPLIVRDPAEAGADIQDIVVLFHDFTFRDPDEILAELKGPSVPTGGMDHSAMGHGAAAMSTGPHLQDVVYDAFLANDRTLDDPEVFRVERGGRLRLRLINGATATNFWLDLGQLDGRLIAVDGMPVEPVTGRHFEFAIAQRLDIVLELPQSEGAWPVFAVQEGERSRTGFILATPSGAVQRLAGEAPDAVDPIGLALERRLRAAQSLAPREPDRRHAVTITEAPGYVWMLNGASHGDHAPLDVRAGERVEITFEDRTTMAHPMHLHGHHFQVVAINGERFAGAIRDTVLVPSRGNVTIAFEANNPGKWALHCHHLYHMASGMMTTLEYSS
- a CDS encoding DMT family transporter; amino-acid sequence: MTIGTTLRLLAVMALWASCFPLITIGLDLAPHIAFAALRAALAGLCLIALGALCGRRVPDSGRSWTLIIVVGLGATSMGFLGMFHAAEFVSPGLATVIANVQPIIAAVLATVFLGERINAVGKIGLAVGLAGIAVIAWPGIASAHVQGYSLGIAYVVLAATGVSVGNVAIKRLTGQVDPIMAMGFQLLIGAVPLALLSMLTEDISMLTWSTEFALVLVALAVLGSSLAFWLWFEALEGVELNRANAFTFLVPIFGLMIGATFFGERLEVVQIVGVILVLTGILLVQRDAGSTVRR
- a CDS encoding IS1634 family transposase is translated as MFVREKTARGHRYLYLVESVREGGRVRQRIVRALGRKDVLLASGELDRLVASLARHAERSLVLSEMAAGRIACTRIGAPLLFGRLWERLGIAEVLGGLLRGRGFEFAVERAVFVAVLHRLMVSGSDRACEKWMADYAIPGADGLQLHHFYRAMAWLGEELAPDGDADRPEAPAPRCVKDRIEERLFAHRRDLFTDLAVVFMDTTTLSFQGAGGESLGARGHSKDHRPDLNQMVLAVVIDGEGRPICTEMLPGNTADVTVLLPVVDRLRTRFQVGRICVVADRGMISAATIEALEERRLEYILGVRERSSALVRKVVLADKRPFTPLLVERARGETQLFVKEVALDGQRYVVCRNEAEAEKDRADRQAIVAGLEKQLARGDKALIGNSAYRRYLRRAAPNGRADARAFEIDPGKLADEARYDGIFVLRTNARLTPLQAVLRYRDLLQVEDLFRRAKSVLRTRPIYHSADAAIRGHVFCSFLALVLQKELTDRCRAAGLTPEWADLIRDLDRLQEATIEQDGKRVVTRTAVAGEIGRVFQAVGVALPPNQRPAD
- a CDS encoding type II glyceraldehyde-3-phosphate dehydrogenase, whose amino-acid sequence is MSPAKKIRVAVNGYGVIGKRVADAVALQDDMELAGVADISVDWRPRMAMHKGFRLYAATGEHSGAMQKSGLDVAGNLDDLLGASDLVVDCTPKRIAAANVDIYRQAGIKFIVQGGEKHAVTGHSFVAEVSYATALNRDSTRVVSCNTTSIVRTLTALKHAGLLRRARGTLLRRATDPWESHLGGIMNTLVPEPEIPSHQGPDAQSVDPDLDVITMAVKVPETLAHLHYWSVQLTRPASKEEVLNALAASSRIALIRMDAGLTALNTVKELMADLGRPHDNLYEVALWSDMLKVEGDELFYAYMVDNQAIVIPETIDAIRALTGTISSAEESIAKTDAALGIGLLTETLGQR
- the merB gene encoding organomercurial lyase gives rise to the protein MGIAAALDENADIHTRIGGEQEAIVVHIRDGEVQEEDLLFHLSTPVREWWDNVIHACATFQPFHSEAEIEDWCARHGSPRGAVVPLPRLWRFASEWYGNYLEEPWRKRSPAEAEALFAKYGFEGEFWRTSGS